The Cryptomeria japonica unplaced genomic scaffold, Sugi_1.0 HiC_scaffold_632, whole genome shotgun sequence nucleotide sequence GATATTTGCTGGAAAGACCATCCCATGAGATGAGAGCACCATTAACAATAATATCTTTAAGACAACAAATACCTTTGTTGGCCCATTTCTTGGCCGAACATCCTTGAGTGAGATCGAGGGGTTTACCATTGTGGGCTAAGTTCCACCAGATTGATCATTCCCCACAGACTTGGTTATCGGGACTGATCCAATTTTTGCGAATACTAAACCTAACGCTCTCCCATGCCTTCCAAATAGATTTAAAGACAACAGAGCCTGTGGTAGAGACTGAGAAGGTTCCAGCTAAAAGGTCACTAATAGGAAGGGATTTCCAGGATTTAGCCTTCTTGGGAACACCCAGTCTGACGTTGTTCCGAATGAGTACTTTCCAAGGTTCATTGCCTTCCAATGAATGGAAGATCCATTTAGCAACAAGTGCAGTCCCGTGCACTTTAAGATCCTAAACATCTAGTCCTCCAATAGTCTTGTCCATACAACAGCAATTCCATTTGACTGAGTGAGGTTTTCTTTGACCTCTACCATCGGACCACAAAAAATATCTGATTATCTTctacaactcattgatttgataaTTAGTAAACATCCATACAGAGGCATAGTAGATACTATAGGCTAACATAATCTTTTGCCAAACTTGTACTCTCCCGGCCAGCGAGAGGTAGTGTTTGTTCAATTTGGTAAGTTTGCTGTCAATCTTGACCTTAATCCATACCCACATATCTTTGAGGCAAGGAGAGATTGTGAAAGGAATCCCGAGGTATCTGAAAATTGTGTTAGGTCCTCCCCATTGAAACCCATAGGTGGAGAGACAATTTGGTGGCCCCTCAGACTAACTGAGTATAGTAGATTTGGTTTGGGAAATCTTTTCCCCTGAAGCATCACAGAACAAGGTGAGGTTGGGAGATAAAGCACTCAAGTTTTCCTTGGACAGTTCAAAGAAAAGTGTAGTGTCATCTGCAAACTGAATGTTAAGCAATTTAGAATTATTCAAAAGGGAGATCCCTCTAACCCTTGGGGAGAGAGAGTTATCCCTGAGAAGGTAAAACAGAGCGTCAGAGGATATTACAAAGAGAGTAGGGGATAGTGGGCACCCTTGCCGAATAGATCTACTAAGCTTGAAGGGCTACAAGATCAACCCATTAACTTCTACCTGGGAATGAGCATCCCTAAGGAGTACCTGAACATATTGAGAGAAAACCTCAGGGAAACCAAAAGATTTAAGCATCATGGAAATAAAGATCCATTCAATCCTATCGTAAGCCTTTCCAAAGTCCAATAGAAACATGACCACCTTTTGATCCGAAAGTCTAGCCAACTCCATAGCCTCACAACTGGTAATGAGGTTCTCCAAGGTGTATCTCCCTTTAATAAATGCAGTCTGAGTGATACAAATAAACTTAGGAAGGATATTTTCAAGTCTAATAGCAATCATCTTCGCAAGGATCTTAAAGGATACATTAAGTAGTGTAATAGGACGCGACTTTTTGATAAGAGCCTTCTCCCCTTCTTTAGACAAGTTTGATATGGCCTCTATTAATGTTAGCACCCAGAGACCCTGTCTTAGTAGATTCCTTATATACCTCTAGTAAGTTATCCACAATCCAGCTAATATTAGCCTTATAGAACTCATTGGTAAGCCCATCCGGACCGAGGGCTTTACCATTATGCAAATATTTGATGGCTCCTTTTATTTCCTCACCGGAGAGAGGCCTACTAAGAGTCTTACCTTCTTGAAGAGAGAGAAGCTTGGGGAAAAGAGTCCGACATTTGTCTTTAGCAAGCATGGATGCAGGAGAATCCTCTTAGGAGAACAACATCTTGTAAAAGAAAGAGTTCATCCATGATCTCTTATTATTCAGAGACTTCCCTGCTATCCACCCACAACATTTCTATCTTCTCCTTGAACTGTTTTTGGTTAACAAGGTTGAAGAAGAATTTACATCCTTTATCTCCTTGAGACAACCACAACATCCTACCTCTAGTCCTGGCTACCATGGCTCTAACATGCTGAAATTTCCCGAGTTTATCTCTAGCCACTCCCACCAAGTGGGTAAGATGTGAACTGTTGGGGTCTCTTTGAATGTCTTACTCTGCCTTATGCATATCAAAGGAGAGGATAAGCTCCATCTGTCTAGCATCCTTGGCCTACTTCTTACCAATGGTACAAAGAACCTTCTGCTAGTCAGACATTGAGGTATTCCACCTATTAATATTAGAGATATCTTGAGAATCCCATTTATTGAACAATCTTACAATATGAATAGCACCCAAAACATCATGGTCCTACAATAATTTACTGTTAAGGATGAATTTGCCACCACTTTTGTTATCCGTCTTGTTAGAACTTCTGAAAACAATATTGGCAAAAATGGGGTGATGGCCAGATACAGAAGAAGGCCTCAGAATCATCGGGCACCCTTGTTGATCCGGGACAAAGGATAAGGCATCCTTGTTGGTTTAGAATCTGTCCAATCTAGAGAAAATCCCGTTTCTAGCTATTTGATAACTGCACCAGGTAAACCATATTCCCTTATAGGGTTGTTTTAAACCTTCCAAGGGGTCAAAGAGTCTCTTAATGCTTTACAGTCTTACCCAATCTACCTTCTCTTCCCCTTTCCACTCAACATTGGCTCCCCCTAACTTATCTTCCTTGTGTTCAACCATGTTAAAGTTTCCCCCAAGGACCTAGGGGATATCTGGAAGTGATGCAAGCCATTTCCAGAGGTCAGATCTATCCCTATAATCATTGAGAGTGTACATAGTGCAAAGCCCAAAGGAAGAGTCACCATGCTCAAAGGTGATCCATACAACCCTATTGCAGGAAGAAATTATGCTAGAGTCTTAGTTCTCATAATAGTTGGTTTGAGCTTTGCTCCCCATTATCAAAACTACAGCTTCTCTTTAATATTATCCATTTCCTATTATATCAAATTATATACATGCCTAATGCATTTTCCCAAAGAAAGCAAAAATTAATTGCTAAACCACTCCCATTTGACTCCCATTTGGCAAGAATTAAGATCCTAAAGGCCTAGTCCTCCAATAGTCTTTTCCATACAAAACCACTCCCATTTGACTAAGTGTTCTTTTCTTTGACCTCTACCATCGGACCACAAAAAATATCTGATTATCTTCTGCAACTCGTTGATTTGATAATTACTAAACATCCATACAGAGGCATAGTAGATACTATAGGCTGACATAATCTTTTGACAAACTTGTACTGTCCCAGCCAGTGAGAGGTACTGTTTGTTCCATTTGGTAAGTTTGGTGTCAATCTTGCCCTTAATCCACACCCACATATCTTTGAGGCAAGGAGAGATTGCGAAAGAAATCCCCAAGTATCTGAAAATTGTGTGAGGTCATCCCCTTTGAAACCCATAGGTGGAGAGCCAATTTGGTGGTCACTTAGACTAATTGAGTATAGTAGATTTGGTTTGGGAAATCTTTGCCCGTGAAGCATCacaaaacaaggtgagcttggGAGATAAAGCACTCAAGTTTTCCTAGGAAAGTTCAAAGAAAAGTGCAGAGTCATCTGCAAACTGAATGTTAATCAATTTAGACTTATTCGAAAGGGAGATCCCTCTAACCCTTGGGGAGAGAGAGTTATCCCTAAGAAGGTAAAATAGAGCATCAGAGGCCATTACAAAGCGAGCAAGGGATAGAGGGTACCCTTGTCAAATAGATGTACTAAGCTTGAAGGGCTACGAGATCAACCCTTTAACTTCTACCTGGGAATGAGCATCCCTAAGGAGTACCTGAACATATTGAGAGAAAACCTCACGGAAACCAAAATCTTTAAGCATCATGGAAATAAAGCTCCATTCAATCCTATCGTAAGCCTTTCCAAAGTCCAAAAGAAAAATGGCCACCTTTTGATCCGAAAGTCTAGCCCACTCCATAGCCTCCCAACTAGTAATGAGGTTCTCCAAGGTGTATCTCTCTTTAATAAATGCAGTCTGAGTGATACAAAAAAACTCAGGAAGGATATTTTCAAGTCTAATAGCAATCATCTTCATAAGGATCTTATAGGATACATTAAGTAGTGTAATAGGATGCGAATTTTTGATAAGAGCCTTGTCCCCTTCTTTAGATAAGTTTGATAAGGCCTCTATTAATGTCAGCACCCAGAGACCCTGTCTTAGTAGCTTCCTTATATAcctctagtaagtcatccacaatCCAGCTAATATTAGCCTTATAGAACTCATTGGTAAGCCCATCCGGACCAAGGGCTTTATCATTATCCAAATATTTGATGGCTCCTTTGATCTCCTCAACCGAGAAAGGCCTACTAAAAATCTTACCTTCTTGAAGAGAGAGAAGCTTAGGTAAAAGAGTCCAACATTGGTCTCTAGCAAGCATGGATGCGGGAGAATCCTCTGAGGAGAACAATATCTTGTATAGAAAAGAATTCATCCATGATCTCTTCTTCTTGAGAGACTTCCCTGCTGACCACCCACAACTTTTCTATATTCTCCTTGAACTGTTTctggttaagaaggttgaagaagaatttagatcctttatctccttgagACAACCACGACATCCTACCTCTAGTCCTGGCTCCCATGGCTCGAACATGCTGAAGTTTCCCGAGTTTATCTCTAGCCACAACCACCAAGTGGGTAAGATGTGAATTGTTGGGGTCTCTTTGAATGTCTTACTCTGCCTTATGCATATTAGAGGAGAGGATTAGCTCCAGCTGTCTAGCATCCTTGGCCTTTTCTTACCAATGGTACAAAGAACCTTCTGCTAGTTAGACACCGAGGTATTCCGACTAGTAATATTAGAGATATCTTGAGAATCCCATTTATTGAACAATCTCGCAATATGAATGGTAGCCGAAACATCATGGTATTGTAATAATTTACTGTTAAGGATGAATTTGCCACCACTTTTGTTATCCGTCTTGTTAGAACTTCTGAAGACAAGATTGGCAAAAATGGGGTGATGGCCAGATAGGGAAGAAGGCCTCACAATCATTGGGCATCCTTGTTGATCCAGGACAAAGGATAAGGCATCCTTGTCGGTGTAGAATCTGTCCAATCTAGAGAAAATCCCGTTTCTAGCTTTTTGATAATTGCACCACGTAAACCATATGCCCTTATACGCTTGTTTTAAACCTTCCAAGGGGTCAAAGAGTCTCTTAATGCTTTTCAATCATACCCAATCtaacttctcttcctctttccactcaaCATTGGCCCCCCCTAACTTATCTTCCTTGTGTTCAACCATGTTAAAGTCTCCCACAAGGATTAAAGGGATATCTGGAAGGGATGAAAGCCATTGCCAGAGGTCAGATCTATCCCTATAAACATTGGGAGTGTACATAGTGCAGAGCCCAAAGGAAGAATCACCATGCTCAAAGGTGACCCATACAACCCTATTGCAGGAAGAAATTATGCTAGAGTCTTAGTTCTCATAGTAGTTCTGGTTTGAGCTTTGCTCCCCAATATCAAAACTATAGCTTCTCTTTAATATTATCCATTTCCTATTATATCAAATTATATACACGCCTAATGCATTGTCCCAAAGAAAGCAATAATTAAAAAATTCATGTTTCAACAATCACCTTTGTATGATCTTTTAATCAGTTGTTTTTTAAATCTAGTAATATTCTAAAAGATATTAGAAATTTCAACCACTTTATTGCGGGTATTCACTAAAAGAATTCAAATTGGTTGAATATTATAGACAATAATGTCACACAAAATATAATAATGTTAATTAgactaataatttaatttaatttgtagaagattttgattcattatatttttaatcatttaaGGAATTTTTTATGACTTATTCTATTAATGATATCATTGTCTTCATTTTCAATGCTACTTATTGAATGCACTTTGTCTTATTTAAAtacatataattaaaatatttataaatttaaattattatttgaattttctttACGAAATAAAATGAATCTATAAAGTAAATAATACATGGGATAATTAATTTGAAGCACAATGAAAATTTGGTAGGATGGATTCGttctttgatttgcaattttttttacaagAACACTAATATGATCAAATCGAGGTTATGCACGATCTACTACTGTATTTATATCTAGAATATGTTGGAATGAAGGAACATTGAGGGGGGAGCGGGTGGGTGGATCAGTGTTCTGCAAACTTTGATATTATTAATCTGTTCctttaaccatttaatgcatttaatCAAAATAAACATGCAAGAACATAAAATGAACAAACACAACACCATAGTACAAGGATTTTATATGTGGAAGCCGTGTTAGGGGAAAATCCACGgtagggatgaacccacaaaatgagtatactcaaataaaGGTTTCACAATggcaatgcacatgcatttaggcatactgcttagagctcacttctcaaaaggaGGGTCATTGCctaaaaaatcattaacaaaagatAACTGAAATGTCCGAACTgaagaacaacatctacaaattccCAAGTAGAGTTTCGTTTAATTACGAAACACTGATTTCTTACACTTTATCTCTTACTTCTCTGTCAGGTTGTTCATCTATGAATTTGAAGCATAGATATCTATCCCGCGCATGTGAAACTGCGCACAATCGATCACCAACACCTTTTTTTATGCTTAAAATGATTAAAAACATTGATtatatatatccgcaacatgaaatcatatccatCGCTAGTTGGCTCAAGAACACTTAGAATATTATTGAAATGTGTATGAACTGTGGAGTACATTCGAGCACAAATAgtaatgcggaccaaaacaattgcTCACACGTTATCAAAACTGTCGGCTAAACCTCTCGGATcacaaaaccaatcaccgaaaCCGCTCGATCAAATCTGCACAACGATCAACTACACAAGTCGGCTTGTCCTAGACTGACGGACCGGAACCCGGTACTCAGAGGCTTGCATAATGCACACCAATCACCACCAGAGACCAAAACTCTGGAATAATATGTTCCAGACATCCATCTACCTTCCTTCAGATCCATAACATAAAATGGTAACCTGAAACGAAATCCCGACATAAATACTAAACACTGTCAGATGCTTTGTCCTAGGCTTGCCGAACTTAAGCAAATTACCAATAAAACTTCCGATATGATCAAATGAAGTTATGCGAATGGGATCACGGACTtgggttgccatcagtgacaacaccTGATAACCTGTGCAGTGTCCCTTGCAAATAGAATATGTATTTGGTATTTACCAATAAATAGTAATTCTTGGTCAGTGCTAATAAGAAAAATAAAGGTCTTGCATTTGAATATGTATGGTTTTAAACAAAAAAGAACAAAGTACTTCTTGCATCATCAATTTTAGATTATATTTAACGAGATGACTTTTGtaaaggagaaagaaaaaaaaactggaagacataagcctataattaaattaaatttggcacaaatttTACAGCACATTTGAGATTTAATTTGTAACGTATTTTGAAAGGAAGTAAATACCTTATAAAATCTGGAGGAGTAAGTCCATAAGATGCTCCTAAAAGAAGATCGTGCAAAAACTATTTGATATCTTCCGGTTTATGTTCAATAGTTTTAAAAGGGAGCATCGTTACATGTTTCATTAGAAAGATAAGCCTAAAACCAATGCAATTAATTTTATTATCGCATTATGACAACAACTTGCCAATTATTTGGCATGTAAATGGTAATGAAAAATCTATCCCACAATGCGAGTGTGTCTTGAAATGTTTGCAAGATCGCATTTTCTTGTTGAGAGGCAAAGTTGAAATGAACTCATCTTTAAGTCCTTTTTTCATTTGAAGCAAACATAAAGTGAGTGTGTTGGAGCACACTTAGGTTATAACTCACTCATGTTATAATTCACTCAAATGATTATGCACTTGCGTTATGTTTATTAGGGTACGAAGAAATGGCATGGTAACCTTTTAGTTACCCATCTTTTTGAAATTACCCATTACATGTAAGGGATGTAAATCACTATTTGTATTATTCGTGTTAACTTTTCCCTAGTGAAAATGTTTAATTGATCTTGTATTGTGTCATTCACTTGGTATAAGATATGAAGCTGCATGGTATCGTATTCTCATGTTGTAAGCACAACTTGAATCATTAATATACattgaattatatatatttaaagagGTTCATATTTTTTTAGATAGTTAAAATTCCCTTGCACATTTCAACCTAACATTTCTCACAATTTCATCAATTCACATCATAATCCTTTACCAGATATTCACTAACTAACGAAAAACAATATTTAATTCTTTAGACCATCTTTCCTCACATATTAATTAGGAAAATCATACTTGTTTAATTAATTGAGATAGCTCCCcatcataattagttaattaaatcatgTTTAAATGTTTACATTAACATTCCTTCATCACTAAGTAATTAGATGATTTATTCTATCTATTTAATTAGGGTAAGGCGCGTTCATCTCCTCATTTTAAgaataaaataatgcatttctacCTCAACACTGAAATGCAAAACACAATCTTTCACACATCCACACTCAATTCAAGTTCAATATTGATTATCCTCCTGTGAGGGACCCAGACGTGTGTAAATGTCCTCTCTCCATGCGAGACAAGTttatctcaacccttcatttcacGATTTGATCGCCTTCATCCAATTACATTCTCTTCGGGCCTCAACTTTATTGCATCTCATTTCGCAATTACAATAAAGCTATTATCACTTACATTCACTTGATCTAATCATATACTCCATATTTGAATACTACTTATCCTTTCCCACATACAAGAAAATCCTAGACTCCAATCTAAGACATGATCTCTACCATCCATATCTTGACAAACTATCCAAATCTAGAGGTGCTTCAAAGATCGTTATTTTACTTGTCTATGGTCAAACAAGGTGGCATACATATCAACATTTTCATTATAACTAGGGATTGAGTATCTTCGGATTCTCAAATGAATgtaaaagataaattaattaattaaattcattagtgTGTAAAATAATACATCTAACTTCTCGAACTCTCATCATATTAATTGATATCTACTCATCTATTGTACCATTTTAAAAACGGAAAACTTAGTAATAACCATTGATATATTAAAGATTAGACATGgtctctatattttattttaaattttctttaatacatattataattatttaaatttaaattacttattataaataattgaaatgcaaatggaAAGAAATTGCCATGTTCATAGATAATATTCATTTGCTTGCCTACGCACATCTGAAGATATTCATTGTCCAGCTACAACATCGTATGAATTCTAATGAGAGTGGAGCGAGGAAGCTTCCAGAACAATAGTAAAACATTCAAAACGTGTGATGAGGATCCGCTCAATGTGATAAAGTGAGTCGGTAGGTACCTAGTAAAGTCCAAATGCTTTGGTAATTTTAACTGGTTTGTTGTTGTGGCGAATCTTTTGTTTTCTGTGCCTGCTTCGAAAGTCAGTCAATGAGAAAGGGCACGTTACTTTGACTAAACAATCAAAATCAGTTCACAAGAAAGATTAGTAATAGAGCTCTTGCAATTCACTCTATAAATACCATACATACATCTTCTCATACAAAACACCACACCGAACGAACGAAGGCAAGCATTTCGAAGAAGAGTTTTTGTAGAAATCTTGAgataaagagaagagaagagaagatggTGGCAGGAAGTTTCAGCATTGAAATAGAGTCTCCAGTGGAGGCAAAAAGGCTGTGGAAAGCAACTGTGGACACCCACAACTTATTGCCAAAGCAAGCACCAGGCCTCATATCGGGCATCACACTTGTTCAAGGTGATGGAGGAGTTGGTACCATTCGACACGTTAATTTCACTCCTGGTAAGTAACATTTAGGTTTGGTTTCACTATTCTAAACTTGCATCATGTTTAAGTTGTACGTCCCATTTTAACAGCTGAAGATATTGTTTTTCGATGAAGTTTTGAATCATAAGAACCAGAGACATTGTTACTAATAATACGATATGAAATTGTAATTGCTATTGCAGCCAACAAAGATTTTAGCTATATGAAAGAGAAAGTGGACTTAGTTGACGAGGCCAACCTGGTTTATGGTTACAGCCTTGTGGAAGGAGGAATGTTGGGGGAAAAGGTAGCGTCAGTAAGCCACAAGATTAAATACACCCCTAAACCAGGGGGTAATGGTGGATGCATTACCACATTTACCTGCAACTACGATAGCCTACCTGGTGTTCCCCAGGATGAAGCCAAAATTGAGGAGATCAAGGCCAACAACACTGGTTTGTTCAAGCA carries:
- the LOC131872507 gene encoding pathogenesis-related protein 1-like, which translates into the protein MVAGSFSIEIESPVEAKRLWKATVDTHNLLPKQAPGLISGITLVQGDGGVGTIRHVNFTPANKDFSYMKEKVDLVDEANLVYGYSLVEGGMLGEKVASVSHKIKYTPKPGGNGGCITTFTCNYDSLPGVPQDEAKIEEIKANNTGLFKQVEEYLIANPTLYC